From Coffea arabica cultivar ET-39 chromosome 9c, Coffea Arabica ET-39 HiFi, whole genome shotgun sequence, one genomic window encodes:
- the LOC140013969 gene encoding WRKY transcription factor 28-like codes for MSEDFRDLYYHQPYQDGRHGSINMSANFPFPHHMASSSLTDNSSVLNSSHMLDPSYMSFTDCLLEGSSDQGTFARAFGLSPSSSEAFSLVKDEQKPVVIEAAGDHQACASHETPVTPNSSISSSSTEAVGDEDSNKGKKDKQLKETQEEDAHSPKKENKPKKKGEKKERQPRFAFMTKSEVDHLEDGYRWRKYGQKAVKNSPYPRSYYRCTTQKCPVKKRVERSFQDPAIVITTYEGTHNHHVPATLRGNVAGMLPPSMLTPMPLGVPNFPQELIVQMPQFYSQASANTSSMYQQNLTPLQQLQFHDYGLLQDIVPSMFFKQEP; via the exons ATGTCTGAAGATTTCAGAGATCTTTACTACCATCAACCCTATCAAGATGGCAGACATGGCAGCATAAACATGAGTGCTAATTTTCCTTTCCCTCATCACATGGCTTCATCCTCCTTGACTGATAATTCTTCAGTATTAAACAGTTCACACATGCTTGATCCCTCATACATGAGCTTCACTGACTGCTTGTTGGAAGGATCATCTGATCAGGGCACATTTGCCAGAGCTTTTGGCTTGTCGCCATCATCTTCTGAGGCATTTTCTCTAGTCAAAGATGAGCAAAAACCAGTTGTTATTGAGGCTGCAGGAGACCATCAAGCTTGTGCTAGTCATGAAACTCCAGTTACACCCAACTCTTCaatttcctcttcttcaactgaGGCAGTCGGTGATGAAGATTCaaacaagggaaagaaagataagCAGTTGAAGGAAACACAGGAGGAAGATGCTCATAGCCCCAAGAAAGA GAACAAGCCTAAGAAGAAAGGGGAGAAGAAGGAAAGACAGCCGCGTTTTGCTTTCATGACAAAAAGTGAGGTAGATCATCTAGAAGATGGATATAGATGGAGAAAATATGGACAGAAGGCTGTCAAGAATAGCCCTTATCCAAG GAGTTACTATCGTTGCACAACACAAAAATGTCCGGTCAAGAAGCGCGTCGAAAGATCGTTTCAAGATCCAGCAATTGTGATCACAACATATGAAGGAACACACAATCACCATGTTCCAGCAACTCTAAGAGGAAATGTGGCCGGAATGTTGCCTCCTTCCATGCTAACACCGATGCCGTTAGGGGTACCAAATTTTCCACAAGAACTGATTGTTCAGATGCCTCAATTTTACAGCCAGGCTAGTGCCAATACTAGCTCTATGTATCAGCAAAATCTAACCCCACTTCAGCAGCTTCAGTTTCATGACTATGGGCTTCTTCAGGACATAGTTCCCTCTATGTTTTTTAAACAAGAGCCCTGA